AGGTGCTGTACGGCATCGACGCCATCCGCGCGTTCCGCAAAGGCCGTGGCGGCTCGCCGCAGCGCACGCTCGGCCGCGTTGCGATCACCGTCTACGGCGACAGCTTCGCCACCGCCGACGCCGAGTTCTTCCGCGAGAACAGCGACCGGCGTGGCCGCCAGACTCAGGCGTGGGTCAAATTCGCCGATGGCTGGAAGGTCGTCTCGGCGCATGTCAGCCTGGAGGGGAGCACGCATTGAGCGCCCTTTTCGAACATAGCCCGTGGGTCGAGGCGCGCGCCGACGCGCGGCCATCGAGCGGCAACCGCTACCATGATCTGATGGAAGTGGTGTACGACGCGCCGCGCGACGAAAAGCTGGCGTTGATCCGCGCGCATCCCGAACTCGCCGGACGGGCGGCGATCGACGGCAGTCTGACCGAGGCTTCGGCGGCCGAACAGGCCTCGGCCGGCCTCGACCGGCTCACCCCCGCCGAGTTCGAACGCTTCCACGCGCTCAATGCCGCCTATCGGGATCGGTTCGACTTCCCCTTCATCATCTGCGTGCGGCTGACCGACAAGGCCGGCATCCTCGCCGCGATGGAGCGCCGGCTGGCGCACGATCGCGACACCGAGATCGCCACCGCCATCGCCGAAATCGGAAAGATCGTGCTGCTTCGGCTGGAAGACCAGGCGTGAGTCTCGCCGATCTCGAAGCCGATCTTGCGCGGCAGCTTTCGCTGATCGGCCACGGCGGCGCCGACTGGACGCGACCCCGCACGCACCCGGACGGCCATGTCTATGACGTGGTGATCGTCGGCGGCGGACAGAGCGGACTTG
This genomic stretch from Sphingomonas panacis harbors:
- the hpxZ gene encoding oxalurate catabolism protein HpxZ gives rise to the protein MTIDDPILLAEVTEAFQAYERALMADDVPAMDALFHDAPTTNRYGVGEVLYGIDAIRAFRKGRGGSPQRTLGRVAITVYGDSFATADAEFFRENSDRRGRQTQAWVKFADGWKVVSAHVSLEGSTH
- the uraD gene encoding 2-oxo-4-hydroxy-4-carboxy-5-ureidoimidazoline decarboxylase, giving the protein MSALFEHSPWVEARADARPSSGNRYHDLMEVVYDAPRDEKLALIRAHPELAGRAAIDGSLTEASAAEQASAGLDRLTPAEFERFHALNAAYRDRFDFPFIICVRLTDKAGILAAMERRLAHDRDTEIATAIAEIGKIVLLRLEDQA